In Deinococcus radiophilus, a single genomic region encodes these proteins:
- the glf gene encoding UDP-galactopyranose mutase: MTESGTGPVAFDYLIVGAGYAGSVLAERLARAGRRVLIVDRRAHIGGNAYDCYDDAGVLIHPYGPHIFHTNSADVFAYLSQFTEWRPYQHRVLASVDGQLLPIPINLDTVNQLYGLSLTSFELEDFFASVAEPVAQVRTSEDVVVGKVGRDLYNKFFRGYTRKQWGLDPSELDASVTARVPTRTNRDGRYFADTYQAMPLHGYTRMFQNMLDSPNIKVMLNTDYREIVDVIPWRHMIYTGPVDAFFDHCYGPLPYRSLEFRHETHDVDELFPVGTVNYPNDYGYTRVSEFKHITGQRHHQTSVVYEYPRAEGDPYYPVPRPENAELYKRYEALADAEENVTFVGRLATYRYYNMDQVVAQALATFRRLESDAAAEL, encoded by the coding sequence GGCCGCCGGGTGCTGATTGTGGACCGCCGCGCCCACATCGGCGGCAACGCCTACGACTGTTACGACGACGCTGGCGTGCTGATCCACCCCTACGGCCCGCACATCTTCCATACCAACTCGGCGGACGTGTTCGCGTACCTGTCACAGTTCACCGAGTGGCGTCCTTATCAGCACCGGGTGCTGGCAAGCGTAGACGGCCAGTTGCTGCCTATTCCAATCAATCTAGACACCGTAAACCAGCTGTATGGCCTGAGCCTGACCTCGTTTGAGTTGGAGGACTTTTTTGCGTCGGTGGCCGAGCCGGTAGCGCAGGTCCGCACTTCTGAAGACGTAGTAGTCGGCAAGGTAGGGCGTGATCTGTACAACAAGTTCTTCCGGGGCTATACCCGCAAGCAGTGGGGCCTGGACCCGTCCGAGCTGGACGCCAGCGTGACCGCCCGCGTGCCGACCCGTACCAACCGCGATGGCCGCTACTTTGCCGACACCTATCAGGCCATGCCACTGCACGGCTACACCCGGATGTTCCAGAACATGCTGGACAGTCCCAACATCAAAGTGATGCTGAACACCGATTACCGTGAGATCGTAGACGTGATCCCCTGGCGGCACATGATCTACACCGGGCCGGTAGACGCCTTTTTCGACCATTGCTATGGCCCGCTGCCCTACCGCAGTCTGGAGTTCCGCCACGAAACCCACGACGTGGATGAACTGTTCCCGGTAGGCACGGTGAATTATCCCAACGATTACGGTTACACCCGCGTCAGTGAGTTCAAGCACATCACCGGGCAGCGCCACCACCAGACCAGCGTGGTGTACGAGTATCCCCGCGCCGAGGGGGATCCCTATTATCCCGTGCCGCGCCCAGAAAACGCTGAGCTGTACAAGCGCTACGAAGCCCTGGCGGACGCGGAGGAAAACGTGACCTTCGTGGGCCGCCTGGCCACCTACCGTTACTACAACATGGATCAGGTGGTGGCCCAGGCATTGGCGACCTTCCGCCGCCTGGAGTCGGACGCCGCCGCCGAGCTGTAA